A single region of the Coprobacter tertius genome encodes:
- a CDS encoding zinc-dependent metalloprotease, which translates to MKAILTTLLLIAMLIPTQEAFGKTRSKSKKKTPAIEMKKDSVSSSSSAYKKAIAGAIKKEGLFTTFFTKENKLYFEIPDSAFKHTYLLSSRIAETSNTQDYVAGQMATRPFMIKFSKDNNNVYAHKVQANDIVSKGDPITPAFEKNFVDPVFKGFKIVGKNGDNVLIDVTSFFGSNEKIISPIKPENPLTVLLGGSKSLKGTFVSDGSTLMGVKTFPRNIEIRSMLSFNTTPLNQPYTVVVNRSLVLLPDEPMKMRLQDNRVGFFSSDKSLFTTSADKVLPVTFIHRWRVEPKPEDMDKYLKGELVEPQKQIVFYVDTAFPEKWRGVVKQGIEDWNRAFEGAGFKNVVVAKDYPRDDASFDPDDMRYSCVKYAVTSTANAMGPSFVDPRSGEILTADVIWYHNIISLLHNWRFTQTAAVDSRVRKPVFDNDVMCESMRYAAAHEIGHTLGLMHNMGASYSYPVDSLRSPSFTQQYGTTPSIMDYARNNFIAQPGDFEKGVKLTPPVLGVYDLFAIDWGYRLIPEAKTPADEKATLSAWIEEKKGDPMYEFGAQQFFATIDPTDQTEDLGNDHIKSGNYAISNLKIIMNNLEAWTLEKGATYENVETMYNEIVKQYSRHLRHVMPYIGGVKFTEIRQGEKGNAKDYFDKVSQKRAMIWLVEQARTYNDWLTPLPLMQKLNLDSDINNKLQNSVVACLLQPAALYRISEGEKTSKANYTLDGYLDDVTAELFKAAYKNQKLTPAEMNLQSTAIDAMISLTGLKTASAKKAALAFADYEELIHSADEPSVPCSHCGFSHNGEGSDSFMRINFGLPVLPAYVSAPMMTARLKKIETLYKQRAASAGDKATRDFYNYQLIKISQLFNK; encoded by the coding sequence ATGAAAGCAATTTTAACTACGTTATTATTGATAGCAATGCTTATTCCTACTCAGGAAGCATTCGGTAAGACTCGTTCTAAATCAAAAAAGAAAACTCCTGCTATCGAGATGAAGAAAGACAGTGTATCTTCGTCGAGCTCAGCTTATAAAAAAGCGATTGCGGGTGCGATTAAAAAAGAGGGATTGTTTACGACTTTTTTTACTAAAGAAAATAAATTGTATTTCGAGATTCCCGATTCGGCATTCAAACATACTTATTTACTTTCGAGCCGTATTGCCGAAACCAGCAATACACAAGATTATGTTGCCGGTCAGATGGCAACACGTCCTTTCATGATAAAATTCTCGAAAGACAATAATAACGTATATGCGCATAAGGTACAGGCAAACGATATTGTATCTAAAGGAGATCCTATTACTCCTGCTTTTGAAAAAAACTTTGTCGATCCGGTTTTTAAAGGATTTAAAATTGTGGGTAAAAACGGAGACAATGTACTTATCGATGTTACCTCTTTTTTCGGTAGCAATGAAAAGATTATAAGTCCGATTAAACCCGAAAATCCTCTTACAGTATTGTTAGGTGGCAGTAAATCGTTGAAAGGTACATTTGTTAGCGACGGTTCTACTCTCATGGGTGTAAAAACTTTTCCGCGTAATATAGAAATACGCAGTATGTTGTCATTTAATACGACTCCTTTAAATCAACCCTATACGGTTGTTGTAAACCGTTCGCTGGTTTTATTGCCTGACGAACCTATGAAGATGCGATTACAAGATAACCGAGTAGGTTTTTTCAGTTCCGATAAATCTCTTTTTACTACATCGGCCGATAAAGTGCTTCCAGTAACTTTTATTCACCGGTGGCGTGTAGAACCGAAGCCGGAAGATATGGATAAATATCTGAAAGGCGAACTGGTCGAGCCTCAGAAACAGATTGTATTTTATGTGGATACGGCATTTCCGGAAAAATGGAGAGGGGTAGTAAAACAGGGAATTGAAGACTGGAATCGTGCATTTGAAGGCGCCGGTTTTAAAAATGTTGTCGTTGCTAAAGATTATCCTCGTGACGATGCTTCGTTCGATCCCGATGACATGCGTTACAGTTGTGTAAAATATGCAGTTACATCTACGGCTAACGCAATGGGGCCGAGTTTTGTGGATCCCCGTAGCGGAGAAATACTAACCGCTGATGTAATTTGGTATCATAATATTATTTCACTATTACATAACTGGCGTTTTACACAAACGGCGGCAGTGGATTCTCGGGTGCGGAAACCGGTTTTCGACAATGATGTGATGTGTGAATCGATGCGTTATGCTGCCGCTCATGAGATCGGACATACTTTGGGGCTTATGCACAATATGGGTGCGAGTTATTCGTATCCGGTAGATTCTTTACGCAGTCCGTCGTTTACTCAACAATACGGTACGACTCCGAGTATTATGGATTATGCTCGTAATAATTTTATCGCACAGCCGGGCGATTTTGAAAAAGGAGTAAAACTTACTCCTCCTGTTTTGGGAGTTTATGATCTTTTCGCTATAGATTGGGGATACCGTCTAATTCCTGAAGCTAAAACTCCTGCGGATGAGAAAGCGACTCTTTCGGCTTGGATAGAAGAAAAGAAGGGCGATCCGATGTATGAATTCGGTGCTCAACAATTCTTTGCTACAATAGACCCGACCGACCAAACCGAAGATTTGGGGAATGATCATATCAAATCGGGGAATTATGCTATTTCGAATTTGAAGATCATTATGAATAATCTCGAAGCGTGGACCCTTGAAAAAGGTGCTACCTATGAGAATGTAGAAACAATGTATAACGAAATCGTTAAACAATATAGCCGCCATTTACGTCATGTGATGCCTTATATCGGAGGTGTAAAATTTACCGAGATAAGACAGGGCGAAAAAGGAAACGCAAAAGATTATTTCGATAAAGTGTCGCAGAAAAGAGCAATGATTTGGCTGGTAGAGCAAGCTCGCACTTATAATGATTGGCTTACTCCGCTTCCTTTAATGCAGAAGTTGAATTTAGATTCGGATATAAATAATAAACTGCAAAATTCGGTCGTCGCTTGTCTGTTGCAACCGGCTGCTCTTTACCGTATCAGTGAAGGGGAGAAAACAAGTAAGGCTAATTATACGCTCGATGGATATCTCGATGATGTCACGGCAGAATTGTTTAAAGCCGCTTACAAAAATCAGAAATTGACGCCTGCCGAAATGAATTTGCAATCGACAGCTATAGATGCCATGATTTCTCTTACCGGGTTGAAAACCGCATCTGCTAAAAAAGCGGCTCTCGCTTTCGCCGATTACGAAGAATTGATACATTCTGCCGACGAGCCTTCAGTACCTTGCAGTCATTGTGGTTTTTCACATAACGGAGAAGGTTCCGACTCGTTTATGCGTATCAATTTCGGATTGCCGGTATTGCCTGCTTATGTATCGGCTCCTATGATGACTGCCCGGCTTAAAAAAATAGAAACATTATACAAGCAAAGAGCTGCTTCGGCAGGAGATAAAGCAACGCGTGATTTCTATAATTATCAGCTAATAAAGATATCCCAGTTATTTAACAAATAA
- a CDS encoding SusC/RagA family TonB-linked outer membrane protein gives MARLVYLIFLCLIPFGTMAQSKPQMYTLKGTVTDHSGEPITGATVKIKDTTTATITDVNGTFSMLVSEGATISASFIGYRTQDMKLKAGENNIKIVLSEDAQQLDEIVVVGYGTQKKSSLTSSIETIRGEDLLRMPAMNVDEALYGQVAGLQVRSSTGDPSSAKEADLRIRGINGTPLLVIDGVPRFGNNTSDGEMRLSDLNPDDVESISILKDAAAAAVYGARAANGVILVKTKRGSGDQKVRVNYRGQFNIQQATELPEFLDAYNFALLYNRAVESTQSENYKKYDDKQLEEIRNHTNPNVYGDENLLDYLNKYGYSTIHTLSVTGGNSFVKYYISGGYTNIKGLYSGIGRDRYNYAVKLDANLMKGLTLSVDVNGNISENKNTSYTTVDAAYSYSPLQTLRFTNGSLASLSGSNPLLAIDGLGGYIKNKTNLNTLTATLNYELPWVKGLSVYLKGTMDNNHSINKKFNKPETLYLYDSQTGEFSEDPLTIYPKAKISLNQRDQFIDNKLLEAGINYNRTFAEKHDVSGLLVVNYQDYKNSYLDATNNNLPGQYPEIIGTSTDSNLSGSEFYNQRASVIGRATYGYDNRYFIEGSFRVDGSTKFHPDNRWGFFPTVSGSWVVSNEKFFKGWNQPVISNLKLRASTGILGRDSGISDYGYLLNYMYTVNQGYNIGGSYKPGIVMDTGSYPNPDLSWEKSHDYNVAGDFGFWNNRFALTYEYYWRFRTDMITSAPTYLYPPSTGTDNSVPYENFGKIKAWGWDLTLTHRNSINKVRYDITVTLSKTQDRVLDYGDESSLEPNRRRKGKSSMVWSVYQADGLFQSWDEIANWPIDQDGAGNSTLAPGDIKYVDQNGDHAITENDRIYVKNSSYPDIAYSISLGVKYKGFFVNAMFQGVSGYQQKINDLYTLESGSLQRFQKYHLTDTWTEDNPNARYPRIKFASKTDNNRRESTLWIQDCNFVRLKSLSIGYGLPASILKKWKISNLSISLQGSNLFTLSSLDNMDPESLRGYPIQRSYGVTLNFGF, from the coding sequence ATGGCAAGACTTGTATATCTGATTTTTTTGTGTCTCATACCTTTCGGGACGATGGCACAGAGTAAACCTCAAATGTACACTTTGAAAGGAACGGTTACCGATCATTCGGGGGAGCCGATTACCGGTGCTACCGTAAAGATAAAAGATACGACTACCGCAACGATTACTGATGTAAATGGTACTTTTTCGATGTTGGTTTCTGAAGGAGCGACTATATCGGCTTCGTTTATCGGATACAGGACTCAGGACATGAAGTTGAAAGCGGGAGAAAACAACATAAAGATTGTACTTTCGGAAGATGCTCAGCAGCTCGATGAAATCGTTGTCGTAGGATACGGTACTCAGAAAAAGTCTTCGCTTACAAGTTCTATCGAAACAATACGGGGAGAAGACTTGTTGAGAATGCCTGCTATGAATGTAGATGAAGCTCTTTACGGGCAGGTTGCCGGTTTGCAGGTGCGTTCATCGACAGGAGATCCCAGTTCAGCGAAAGAGGCTGATTTACGTATTCGTGGAATTAATGGTACGCCATTATTAGTGATCGACGGTGTACCTCGTTTCGGAAACAATACTTCGGATGGTGAAATGCGTCTTTCCGACCTGAATCCCGATGATGTGGAGAGTATCTCTATCTTGAAAGATGCGGCTGCTGCAGCCGTTTATGGAGCCCGCGCTGCAAACGGAGTTATTTTGGTAAAGACAAAAAGGGGAAGCGGCGATCAAAAGGTGCGTGTAAATTACCGCGGCCAGTTCAATATACAACAGGCTACCGAGTTACCAGAGTTTCTCGATGCTTATAATTTTGCATTGTTATATAACCGTGCGGTAGAAAGTACACAAAGCGAGAACTATAAAAAATACGATGATAAACAATTGGAAGAAATACGGAATCATACCAATCCGAATGTTTATGGAGATGAGAATTTACTCGATTATCTGAATAAGTACGGTTATTCGACCATACATACCCTTTCGGTTACCGGAGGTAATAGTTTTGTTAAGTATTACATATCGGGAGGATATACCAATATTAAAGGGTTGTATAGCGGAATAGGGCGTGACCGGTATAATTATGCTGTTAAACTCGATGCCAATCTGATGAAAGGGCTTACGCTTTCGGTCGATGTAAATGGAAATATATCGGAAAATAAAAATACGAGTTATACTACTGTCGATGCGGCATATAGCTATTCTCCGTTGCAGACGCTTCGTTTTACGAATGGAAGTCTTGCCAGTTTGAGCGGAAGTAATCCATTGTTGGCAATCGATGGTTTGGGCGGTTATATTAAAAATAAAACTAACCTGAATACTCTTACTGCTACTTTAAATTATGAATTACCTTGGGTAAAAGGGTTATCGGTGTATCTGAAAGGGACAATGGATAATAACCATTCGATAAATAAGAAATTTAATAAACCGGAGACTCTTTATTTATATGATTCTCAAACGGGTGAATTCTCCGAAGATCCTCTTACGATCTATCCTAAAGCTAAAATATCACTTAATCAGCGTGATCAATTTATCGATAATAAATTATTAGAGGCCGGCATAAATTATAACCGGACGTTCGCTGAAAAACATGATGTATCGGGATTACTCGTCGTAAATTATCAGGATTATAAAAATAGCTATCTCGACGCTACCAATAATAATTTGCCGGGCCAATATCCTGAAATTATCGGAACTTCTACCGATAGTAATTTGAGCGGTAGTGAATTTTATAACCAGCGGGCTTCGGTGATCGGACGTGCGACATACGGCTATGATAACCGATATTTTATCGAAGGGAGTTTCCGTGTAGACGGGTCTACAAAGTTTCATCCTGATAACCGCTGGGGTTTTTTCCCCACCGTTTCGGGTTCATGGGTAGTTTCCAATGAGAAATTTTTTAAGGGCTGGAATCAGCCGGTTATTTCCAATCTTAAACTGAGGGCGTCGACCGGTATTCTCGGACGAGATAGCGGAATATCGGATTATGGTTATTTGTTGAATTATATGTATACCGTTAACCAAGGGTATAATATAGGTGGCTCATACAAGCCGGGCATCGTTATGGATACGGGTAGTTATCCAAATCCGGACCTGAGTTGGGAAAAAAGCCATGATTATAACGTTGCCGGTGATTTCGGTTTTTGGAATAACCGTTTTGCTTTAACTTACGAATATTATTGGAGATTCCGTACCGATATGATTACGAGTGCACCCACTTATTTGTATCCCCCTTCTACAGGAACCGATAATAGTGTACCCTATGAAAATTTCGGTAAGATAAAAGCCTGGGGGTGGGATCTTACCCTTACGCATCGTAATTCGATAAATAAAGTGCGTTACGATATTACCGTGACTTTATCGAAGACTCAAGATCGTGTTCTCGATTATGGAGACGAATCGTCTCTCGAACCCAATCGCCGTCGGAAAGGAAAAAGCAGTATGGTATGGTCGGTTTATCAAGCCGACGGTTTGTTCCAGTCATGGGATGAAATCGCTAATTGGCCGATCGATCAGGATGGAGCCGGAAACTCAACGTTAGCTCCCGGAGATATAAAATATGTAGATCAAAATGGAGATCACGCTATTACGGAGAATGACCGTATTTATGTGAAAAATTCATCGTATCCGGATATCGCCTATAGTATCAGTCTGGGTGTGAAATATAAAGGATTCTTTGTAAATGCTATGTTTCAGGGGGTTTCGGGATATCAGCAGAAAATAAACGATTTATATACTCTCGAAAGCGGTAGTTTGCAACGTTTCCAGAAATATCATTTAACCGATACTTGGACTGAAGACAATCCGAATGCCCGGTATCCGAGAATAAAATTTGCGTCTAAAACCGATAATAATCGTCGGGAATCTACCCTTTGGATACAGGATTGTAATTTTGTGCGTTTAAAATCGCTGTCTATCGGTTACGGATTGCCAGCTTCGATATTGAAAAAATGGAAAATATCGAATTTGAGTATTTCGTTGCAGGGAAGCAATTTATTTACCCTGTCGTCTCTTGATAATATGGATCCCGAATCGTTGCGCGGTTATCCTATACAACGTTCTTATGGGGTAACTCTTAATTTTGGTTTTTAA
- a CDS encoding RagB/SusD family nutrient uptake outer membrane protein produces MKTRSYILSVIAAIMLLGYTGCQFRDEPNDKLSEESIWKSPLLLDEYVLPWYRNMDNGFSVFVTTIMKGIGREYEPWFGDQLTVSRSDWYQADYGDILKSSMEGNSRRAKTVWTKYYTQIQSVNKLLDNAGKIAEGDQKTRLLGEAHFFRAYYYYLLLRSFGAPLIIEHNYDPLNDGTKFPRATYEETVKFIVREADLARDLLKPVEEMETGRANRGAAIMLKAKTYLWASGVKFQNQTKSFLGFSDDRSAAMLEAAKKAYDELEALHHYDLVPIAGTTRNEIVSEYRNIFLTKNSIESIWEVQHSDDGDFSKGFGHKLDRESAAPSFGGTYAAYVPTHNHVCEYRTITGKRIDDPDTDYDAEHPYDNRDYRFYANILYDGCTFKDHVMDIHYTRVNGEEVPGEDLKPYGSSTSATVTRTGYYLGKFVRESQKIDNDENYASSQNCIIWRYAEVLLDYAEIYFKQNRPDLAMEELNKIRRRVHMPEYESITWDDIMNERRVELAFEKSTYWDLLRWGTAEKVMTGTTNPLKGIKIYKEEGKPTEYKEVIVNGRNTVVRYFREMQYFLPIPWDEIRYHGIEQNPTWREM; encoded by the coding sequence ATGAAAACAAGATCATATATATTATCTGTTATTGCTGCCATAATGTTACTGGGTTATACAGGATGCCAGTTCAGGGATGAACCGAATGATAAGCTTTCAGAAGAGTCTATATGGAAAAGTCCTTTGTTACTCGATGAATATGTGTTGCCCTGGTACCGGAATATGGATAATGGTTTTTCGGTTTTCGTAACCACGATTATGAAAGGCATAGGACGAGAATATGAGCCTTGGTTTGGTGACCAGCTTACTGTCAGCCGATCGGATTGGTATCAGGCCGATTATGGTGATATTTTAAAAAGTTCGATGGAAGGAAACAGCCGACGGGCCAAAACAGTATGGACAAAATATTATACGCAGATACAGTCGGTAAACAAATTGTTAGACAATGCCGGGAAAATCGCCGAAGGCGACCAGAAAACTCGGCTATTAGGAGAAGCTCATTTTTTTAGGGCTTATTATTATTATTTGTTGTTGCGCAGTTTTGGTGCTCCATTGATTATTGAACATAATTATGACCCGTTAAATGATGGTACCAAATTCCCTCGAGCTACTTATGAAGAAACTGTAAAATTTATTGTAAGAGAGGCTGATCTTGCTCGGGATCTTTTAAAACCAGTGGAGGAAATGGAGACCGGTAGAGCTAATCGGGGAGCCGCTATTATGCTGAAGGCTAAAACTTATTTGTGGGCATCGGGTGTAAAGTTTCAAAACCAGACAAAAAGTTTTTTGGGATTTTCCGATGACCGTTCGGCTGCTATGCTCGAAGCCGCCAAAAAAGCATATGATGAGTTAGAAGCTTTGCATCATTATGATTTAGTTCCGATAGCCGGGACTACCCGGAATGAAATCGTATCGGAATATCGTAATATATTTCTGACTAAAAATTCAATTGAGTCGATTTGGGAAGTGCAGCATAGCGATGACGGAGATTTTAGCAAAGGTTTCGGACATAAACTCGACCGTGAATCGGCTGCTCCCTCTTTTGGGGGGACTTATGCCGCCTATGTACCTACTCATAACCATGTTTGTGAATACCGTACGATTACGGGTAAACGTATCGACGATCCCGATACCGATTATGACGCCGAACATCCCTATGATAATCGTGATTACCGGTTTTATGCAAATATCCTTTATGATGGTTGTACTTTTAAAGATCATGTGATGGATATACATTATACTCGAGTTAACGGAGAAGAAGTTCCCGGTGAAGATTTAAAACCTTATGGTTCCTCTACTTCGGCGACTGTTACAAGGACGGGTTATTACCTCGGAAAATTTGTCAGGGAATCTCAGAAAATCGATAATGACGAGAATTATGCCAGCAGCCAGAATTGTATCATTTGGCGGTATGCCGAGGTATTGCTCGATTATGCGGAGATTTATTTTAAACAGAACCGCCCCGATTTAGCGATGGAAGAGTTAAATAAAATACGGCGTCGCGTACATATGCCCGAATACGAATCGATTACCTGGGACGATATAATGAACGAACGTCGTGTAGAATTGGCTTTCGAGAAAAGTACTTACTGGGATTTGCTTCGTTGGGGAACAGCCGAAAAGGTTATGACCGGTACGACTAATCCTCTTAAAGGAATAAAAATTTACAAAGAAGAAGGAAAGCCGACCGAATATAAGGAAGTGATTGTAAACGGTAGAAATACAGTCGTACGTTATTTTAGGGAAATGCAGTATTTTCTGCCCATTCCTTGGGATGAAATACGTTATCATGGAATAGAACAAAACCCGACGTGGCGTGAAATGTAA
- a CDS encoding T9SS type A sorting domain-containing protein, translating into MKKTLLFLLCVALGGTVVKAQTSFFDPEDIDAGGWLWFDSQAKIDKYFGYGNLPDDTHKIQVMDAQFENESGEFEACEVDPNMVGYGTDGVLGGPGAITGGIKLPGSAGTMQYNGGGILLNLPSCSQMSVCLSCDDKMTPALLMGPGKSELIDMQLVRGYMLLKPLSKAGIYRWNNMQELAHSETGATIKSSGPVSVYVVNSRPHHLILHGIQVYTDGVNAIETVKNDNPLGMVYAGNTVTLKEPAQVRVYNVSGSLVKSETSSVVDMNDLPKGMYIIKAQNGNIGDTAKVLVR; encoded by the coding sequence ATGAAGAAAACTTTACTATTTTTATTATGTGTCGCTTTAGGTGGAACTGTCGTAAAAGCCCAAACAAGTTTTTTTGATCCTGAAGATATTGATGCTGGAGGATGGTTGTGGTTCGATTCCCAGGCTAAAATAGATAAATATTTTGGTTATGGTAATTTACCCGACGATACGCATAAAATACAAGTGATGGACGCCCAATTTGAAAATGAAAGCGGTGAGTTCGAAGCTTGTGAAGTAGACCCGAATATGGTAGGATATGGAACTGATGGTGTTTTGGGAGGTCCCGGAGCTATTACTGGGGGAATAAAATTACCTGGTTCAGCGGGTACGATGCAATATAACGGAGGAGGAATTTTATTGAATTTGCCTTCTTGTTCTCAAATGTCGGTATGCCTCTCTTGTGACGACAAAATGACTCCTGCTTTATTGATGGGACCCGGGAAAAGTGAACTGATCGATATGCAGTTGGTAAGAGGGTACATGCTTTTAAAGCCGCTTTCGAAAGCCGGTATTTACAGGTGGAATAATATGCAGGAGTTAGCTCATTCCGAAACGGGAGCTACGATAAAATCATCCGGACCTGTGTCGGTATATGTTGTAAATTCCCGTCCTCATCATCTTATTCTGCATGGTATTCAGGTATATACCGATGGGGTAAATGCTATCGAAACCGTGAAGAATGATAATCCGCTCGGTATGGTTTATGCCGGAAATACGGTTACTCTGAAAGAACCGGCTCAAGTGCGAGTTTATAACGTAAGCGGTTCATTGGTAAAGAGTGAAACTTCGTCGGTAGTGGATATGAACGACCTTCCCAAAGGGATGTATATTATAAAAGCGCAAAACGGGAATATTGGCGATACTGCCAAAGTACTGGTACGCTGA
- a CDS encoding M6 family metalloprotease domain-containing protein, with translation MMKKTTLFTILFSCLMFIPIAAQQNKGELSNLVCFLRFSDEEADVFEKTPEYYRAMFNDNTPGANSVYNYFREASYGQLSWKSVFYPAAADTRIVSFQASHVRKYYEKKSDSNPEGYVDDELGANALLREQKLVKELADYLNTIIPADAMIDANNDNVIDNICIIVSGRSALSGSHLLWPHRSTLYTQEGYIHGKRVNEYIMLFDEANGYDSNWNGKQINTGVLCHEMSHTLGTYDLYHSSYKDLNPVGIWDLMSDNQTTPQGMMAYTKYKYCKWIDEIPEISEPGTYTLNPVGGSTKENVAYKIKPMGSDEYFIVEYRKKEGTFESGLPASGLLIYRINPKFTGNEGYNGSTKLDEQYIFRPGGTTTKDGNIEKAFFSLESGRTVFGGTAEEKPFYSDGKEAKFAIGNISACGETMTFDLLPFASQIYLPQPNVSLSGVAGSSTQVKIDTNIDWKVSSLPNWLTVEPMQGAAGNVTLTFTTKSQNEDASERSGEVRFEGADDASVFAIASVSQKSGFIQPPYDLSASKEGTAVTITWKAPLAGMPVFTEDFENEAAMQNWTIKKSTNSHNWVRQEATTRIEPYDGSFVAYLGEDMDYTHQDEWLISPKFSNGKSLTFYSKSTAPQKKTKHNFYYVMVSNDDGVTWNKVYDLVKEGEETVPLRYVRIDVDLSAYQSENMRVAFHAFDDNNDGLYYWWMVDGISVYPGMSSTITGYEIYRNDVKIGISDNCSFTDTEPLEGTAVYTVKALGDFGETAFSEPLAFNGESGIIDAVTENVKIYPTVVDNIVTIESEMPIGRVSVYSLTGTIVKDVYPDSLRYESDFSNLASGIYVICICSEDGTILAKSKLIKR, from the coding sequence ATGATGAAAAAGACAACATTGTTTACCATCTTGTTTTCCTGTTTGATGTTTATTCCCATTGCGGCCCAACAAAATAAGGGAGAACTTAGTAATCTGGTCTGCTTCTTGCGGTTTTCCGACGAAGAAGCAGATGTATTTGAAAAAACGCCTGAATATTACCGGGCGATGTTTAATGATAATACTCCGGGTGCCAATTCGGTTTATAATTATTTTAGGGAAGCGTCTTACGGGCAGTTGTCATGGAAAAGCGTATTTTATCCTGCAGCTGCCGATACGCGTATCGTATCATTTCAGGCTTCTCATGTGAGAAAATATTATGAAAAGAAAAGCGACAGTAATCCGGAAGGTTATGTCGATGACGAATTGGGCGCGAATGCACTTTTGAGAGAACAAAAATTGGTAAAAGAATTAGCTGATTATTTGAATACGATCATTCCTGCCGATGCTATGATCGACGCGAACAACGATAATGTTATCGATAATATTTGTATTATTGTCAGCGGTCGATCAGCCTTGAGCGGTAGTCATCTGCTTTGGCCGCATCGTTCTACTTTGTATACGCAAGAAGGGTATATACATGGGAAAAGGGTAAATGAATATATAATGCTCTTTGACGAAGCGAACGGTTACGATTCGAATTGGAACGGAAAGCAGATTAATACGGGAGTTCTCTGTCATGAGATGTCGCATACTCTCGGTACCTATGATTTGTATCACTCATCATACAAAGACCTGAATCCGGTAGGGATATGGGATTTGATGTCTGATAACCAGACTACGCCGCAGGGAATGATGGCTTACACCAAATATAAATATTGTAAATGGATAGATGAAATTCCAGAAATTTCGGAACCGGGTACCTACACCTTGAATCCGGTAGGAGGTAGTACGAAAGAAAATGTGGCGTATAAAATAAAACCGATGGGTTCCGATGAGTATTTTATTGTGGAATACCGCAAGAAAGAAGGCACCTTTGAGTCGGGTTTACCTGCATCGGGTTTATTAATATATCGCATTAATCCTAAATTTACCGGGAATGAAGGGTATAACGGAAGTACGAAACTGGACGAGCAATATATTTTTCGTCCCGGGGGTACTACGACAAAAGACGGAAATATCGAAAAGGCGTTTTTCAGTCTCGAAAGCGGTCGTACTGTTTTTGGAGGAACTGCCGAAGAAAAACCTTTTTACAGTGATGGGAAAGAGGCTAAATTTGCTATAGGGAATATTTCGGCCTGCGGAGAAACTATGACTTTCGATTTGTTGCCGTTTGCTTCTCAGATATATCTTCCTCAGCCTAATGTCTCGCTTTCCGGTGTTGCGGGCAGCAGCACGCAGGTAAAGATAGATACCAATATCGATTGGAAAGTGTCATCGCTTCCCAATTGGTTGACAGTAGAGCCGATGCAAGGTGCTGCCGGTAATGTGACGCTTACGTTTACCACCAAGAGTCAGAATGAAGATGCCTCTGAAAGGAGTGGAGAGGTGCGTTTTGAAGGGGCAGATGATGCGAGCGTGTTTGCGATTGCTTCGGTATCGCAAAAATCGGGATTTATACAGCCGCCATATGATTTGTCGGCCTCTAAAGAGGGAACTGCCGTTACGATCACATGGAAAGCGCCTTTAGCCGGAATGCCTGTATTTACGGAAGATTTTGAAAATGAAGCTGCTATGCAGAATTGGACAATAAAGAAATCTACTAATTCGCACAATTGGGTAAGACAGGAAGCTACTACTCGTATCGAGCCTTATGACGGATCTTTCGTAGCTTATCTGGGAGAGGATATGGATTATACTCATCAGGATGAATGGTTGATATCTCCTAAATTTTCGAACGGAAAGTCGTTGACTTTTTATTCGAAATCTACGGCGCCTCAGAAAAAGACAAAGCATAATTTTTATTACGTTATGGTAAGTAATGACGATGGTGTTACCTGGAACAAGGTATATGATTTGGTAAAAGAGGGTGAAGAAACCGTGCCTTTACGATATGTCCGCATAGATGTGGATCTTTCGGCTTATCAATCGGAAAATATGCGGGTGGCTTTTCATGCTTTCGATGATAACAATGACGGGTTATATTACTGGTGGATGGTAGATGGAATTTCTGTATATCCGGGGATGTCCTCGACTATTACCGGATATGAGATCTATCGTAACGATGTGAAAATAGGAATTTCTGATAATTGTTCATTTACCGATACTGAACCTCTGGAGGGTACAGCCGTATATACGGTAAAAGCGTTGGGTGATTTCGGTGAAACGGCCTTTTCGGAACCTCTGGCATTTAATGGAGAGTCGGGGATAATTGATGCGGTAACAGAAAATGTGAAGATTTATCCTACGGTAGTAGATAATATTGTTACTATCGAAAGTGAAATGCCGATCGGGAGAGTTTCTGTTTATAGTTTGACCGGAACAATCGTGAAAGATGTATATCCCGACAGCTTACGTTACGAATCGGATTTCAGCAATTTGGCATCTGGTATATATGTTATTTGCATATGTTCTGAAGACGGAACCATTTTAGCAAAGAGTAAATTGATAAAACGCTAA